In Nitrospirota bacterium, a genomic segment contains:
- a CDS encoding type II toxin-antitoxin system RelE/ParE family toxin encodes MAEIIWSALAKEHLREIDAYIAKGSPFYSIIFIDKLIASVEKIALFPKSGRVVPEFGEENLREIFFHKYRVVYSIIDDNVTILAIVHGAMDIKKNRERDPWDVT; translated from the coding sequence ATGGCGGAAATCATCTGGTCGGCTTTAGCAAAAGAACATCTCCGTGAGATTGATGCATATATTGCAAAAGGCTCACCGTTTTATTCAATAATATTCATTGACAAGTTGATTGCCTCTGTAGAAAAGATTGCTTTATTCCCCAAAAGTGGAAGAGTTGTCCCGGAATTTGGAGAGGAGAATTTAAGAGAGATTTTCTTTCACAAATACAGAGTTGTCTATTCAATTATAGACGATAATGTAACAATACTGGCCATTGTTCATGGGGCAATGGACATAAAGAAAAACCGGGAACGTGATCCATGGGACGTTACGTAA
- a CDS encoding fumarate reductase subunit D, which translates to SLFGLGGAIAAFLLPAHIIIQGILIPAGILPQDLLNY; encoded by the coding sequence GGTCGCTGTTTGGACTCGGCGGTGCTATAGCAGCATTCCTCCTTCCTGCACACATCATCATTCAGGGAATCCTGATCCCTGCAGGCATACTCCCGCAGGACTTGCTCAATTATTAG
- a CDS encoding SRPBCC family protein — MTFKSQHISVSINHPADQVYEFVLNPENLPKWAAGLSGSIKNVNGDWIAESPMGRVKVKFADKNKSGILDHNVTLPSRAKVYNPMRVFPNNDGSELIFTLYRRPDMSDQMFAEDIKAVTRDLDKLKTLLEK; from the coding sequence ATGACGTTTAAATCTCAGCATATCAGTGTTTCGATCAATCACCCGGCGGATCAGGTTTACGAATTCGTCTTAAATCCTGAGAATCTGCCCAAATGGGCCGCAGGACTCAGCGGTTCTATAAAGAACGTCAATGGTGACTGGATCGCCGAATCCCCGATGGGAAGAGTCAAAGTTAAATTCGCTGATAAAAATAAATCCGGTATTCTGGATCACAACGTCACTTTGCCATCCAGAGCGAAAGTCTATAACCCCATGCGCGTATTTCCCAATAACGATGGCAGTGAATTAATCTTCACGTTGTACCGGCGACCGGACATGTCAGACCAAATGTTTGCCGAGGACATAAAGGCAGTTACAAGGGACCTGGATAAGTTAAAGACCCTGCTTGAAAAATAG